Part of the Sorghum bicolor cultivar BTx623 chromosome 1, Sorghum_bicolor_NCBIv3, whole genome shotgun sequence genome, CTTTTGAGGGGCATCAGTGGTTCTTTTGGTACTGGTTGCAGGAGCTGTTGTGCTAGCTTCAGCTGGTGAAGAAGTAAGAGATTTGATTTCCTCAGTCCAGTTATGCCTTTCAACTCCAGGAGTCATCAACATCCTTGGGTGAGGGAGCAAAGCACCAGTAACATCTCCCCAGTAATCAGGATTGGTGGTGTACCACTCAATTGTCTTCTTCAAGCCCTCTTCCCATGGTGTGCGCTCTGCCCATCCCAGTCTCTTCAGCTTCTGATCATCCAGGAAGTACCTCTGGTCATTGAAGGGTCTGTTCTCAACAAACCTTATTACTTTCTCAGTATCCAAGCCAAAGAGCCTGCAAATGTCTTTGGCCACATCAATCACCCTCCTCTCCTTCACTGTACCAATATTATACACATGTCCAACCTCCCCTTTGTGAAGAACAACCTCAAAAGCTTCAGCCACATCCTCACAGTACAGGTAGCTCCTGACATTGGAACCGTCTCCATGAATTGGAAGAGGCAGACCTCTCATGGCCAAAAGAATGAATTTGGGGATGAGTTTCTCAGGGAACTGATTTGGTCCATACACATTGTTGCCACGAGTGGTAATCACAGGAAGACCGTACGACCTGCCATATGCCATCACAAGCATTTCAGCCCCAGCTTTTGTAGCTGAATATGGATTTGTTGGAAGCAACTGTGAGGCCTCATGGTTACCAACCACAGCATCTTCATCAGTTTCTCCATAGACCTCATCAGTACTGACATGAATAAACCTCCTGATCTGTCCAGTAACCTTGCAAGCCTCAAGAAGGACGTGTGTACCATATATATTGTTTTTTGTGAACTCAAATGAATTGCCAAATGAATTATCCACATGAGTCTGAGCAGCAAAGTGCATGATGGTGTCAATCGATTCTGTGACCAGAAGGTAGTTCACCAGATCAGCACTTGCAATGTCACCCTTGACAAACTTCAAATTTGGTGAAGCCCGCGAGGGGTTGAGGTTCTTTAGGCTGGAGCAGTAGTCAAGCTTGTCGAGGACAACAATCTTGTAGTGCGGGTAGTTCCTAACCAGGCGGTTGGCGACATGCGATGCAATAAAACCAGCAGCACCGGTGATGAGAATGTTCTTGGGCTCGTAAGTCGCCATCCTTGTCTGATAGTTCTCTGACCTATTACAATTTGTTAGCAAACACAATGAGATCAGGTCCATTCTCACAAGGACTGCTCATCTGTAAAGTACAGAAAAGCAAATAGAAGAGATTTTGTTGCCATCAAAGCTGAATTGTTTTAAACATGGGCACATTTAAGTAGTAGTAAAATGTAGTACTCGGATCTaatttgaggccttgtttagtttgcgaaaatttttggctttggccattgtaccactttcgttgtatttgacaattattgtccaatcatggactaactaggctcaaaagattcgcctcGCAAATCACAGGCAAACTGTTCAAGTAGTTATTCTCATGcctctaaagattcaatgtgatggggaatcttgaaaatttatgggaactaaaccaggcctgaaACTAACAATGACCCCAACTAACGATGACCCCAGAAAAGACAAACTCTATATTCATTTCAGATACATGGGTATCATGTTCTCTTAAGAGTTTTGCATGCTACACAATTAACACTACGAGTAAGGGCCATAAATACTACTACAAGTAAGCACAATTAGCTCGGTGAGGCAGAGAAAAAAAACAGAACACCTTCACGATACTATCCTCAAACCTAGAGAATCAACTCCACAACGCGGGAGGCAACCAATTCCATCGGCCACCCTTTCTCTACGAGCCTAGGAAGCATTGCCGCCGACTGAAGCAAACGAGGAAGCAGGAAGTGCCGGTCTGTCGGATCAGATCTATCGAGCTCGCGGCGAGCCACGAGGATCAGAGATCTATCGAGCTCGCCAGTCGCCACCATTGCGCGAGATAATAAATAATTCGAGACTCCGCGACGCGACCAGATTCAAGAGCAGGGACTCACGAGGAGCGGTGGCCGAGATCCAGGAAGGCCGCAGTGGAGGCAGAGCCGAGCCGGGGCGCAAGCCTGTCGCGGAGGCGAAGGACGTCCGCGGGCGGGCACGCGCGTCCcgtgcgggcggtgtcggagttgTGGGGCGAGTGCGGGGAACCACGGCCGGACGATCACGATCACGATGCCTCCTGCCGCGACGGGGAGGAGGAGATCGAGAGGGAGGGGCCGTGCTGGCGACTAAAACGCGGGGCGGGCgcggagtttttttttttccttggcCGCTTCGCTGCGTGCTTTCTTCTAGTACGTAGTATACTCTCGCTGGCGCCTGGCGGAGGGCGGTGATCggctgccccccccccccccctgccAAGCCAGGCCCCACTCAGCTTCTGACGGGCGGGACGTGACGGCCTGACCGGAGTAGGTGGGCGGCATCTCGCGCCACGCGGGTGGCGGGATGGTGATGACCGGTTGGGGATGCGGATCTCAGCCGCGCTTCTAAAGAAAATTTCCCcaggaacaacaaattgaaGTTCTGAATTTGATGCAGAGGCAACTGATTTAATTCAAAAAATTATCCCTGTTCATCCATAAATAAAGATACAATAAAATAGAAGCCATCACAAAAAGGAGACTGCTCCACTAAAAATACTTTTAAATATCTTAATAAGCAAGCCAAGCCCAACTTTGGCGAGTTGTGGCGTATGGCATAAAAATCTAGGGAGTGTTTGGATTCATGATATACTTTATCTTGTTATAGTTGTGACCAGCCAACATATATTAGGTTAGTGTTTGGTTGATGCACAGCTTTTGGTAGCCAACAATACATTTGTTTTTCGCCATAGAGTGTGGCGTTAGAATTTTTACGCCACATACCACAACTCACTACAGCTGGGCATGGCTGGACGTGGCAAACAAGCCCCTAGCGCTATAGTCTGTGGCGAAAAAACAAGTGTGCATGAGTTGTGGCTTCCAAAAACTAGGACATGTACCAAACACTAGTAGCCTAATAAATGGTGACACGCCACGGATGTGGCGAGGCAAAATGTGACATGAATCCAAACACTTAAAACAGAGATATGGTTGCCTTCCATAGCACATACTATTTTATCGACAAACAATGCATAGAAAAATATGGAAACAATTTagtaaggcctcgtttagttcacctcaaaaaccaaaaactttttaagaattCTTGTTACattgaattttgcggcacatatatggagcattaaatataaaagaaaataaaaactaattgcacagtttgtctgtaaatcacgagatgaatcttttaaatcttttgagcctaattagtccatgaacaataattgtcaaataaaaacgaaagtgataaAGTACccgaaaccaaaaaaattttagtaactaaacaaggcctaagagaagTTAGAGTACTCGAATACAATTTAAAATTGAAATTGCTCAAATGCAACAGTTATGCTTATAGAACAGGCAAACTCTCCGTAACGTTGGTTTACCAAATTGACTTTTGTATACCAGAGAGGATCATCTCTACTAACTACTCCTAAGGATCATTAACTGTACCAGTAATAATAATAAGCATCAGCAAAACGGTAAGATAGCGAACGTCCTAGCCCAAGCAATCACCGAAAGGTGCTCGCCCATCATGATCCACGAATATacaactcaggccttgtttagttccaaaatttttggcaaaatgagcactgtagtaatttcgtttgtatttgacaaatattgttcaatcatggactaactaggctcgaaagattcgtctcgtcaattccgactaaactgtgtaattagtttttatttttatctatatttaatactccatgcatacgtctaaagattcgatgtgacagaaaatctgaaaaaatttgcaaaatttttgagaactaaacaatgcctcaaGCGGCAACCAAACCTATGGCCATCCCTATGAAGCAGGAAATGCCTAGATCACATTCGTAACCCACCCACGCGACCGTACCTGGGGATGGCGAAGATCAGATCTACCAGGCTCGTCACCACAAGGAGCAAACAGAGGAACCGCCCCAGGAGGCCAGGAACAATACGAGAATTCAAATGATCAAATTCTGAGAGCAGGGACTTACGAGAAGCGGTCACCGAGATCCCGGAGCGCCGTGGCCCGCGCGCGGTGGCGACAGAACCGACACGAGCCGAGTCGGTGCGCAACGCAAGCCTGTTGTTGGCTGTTGCCGAGCCGGTGGACGGTTCAGCGCTTGCCGCGATGCGTGTCACGTGCGGGCAACGGCGGTGAAGGACGAAAATCACAGTTAGGCAGCAGCAGGAACTGAAGCAACGGTGATGCTCGCCGCGACGAAGAGTCGCGAGGGGTGGGGAATGAGAAGCGAGCGAGAGCGGGGAAGAGAGTCCAAGATCGTGAGGCGGGGTCTGGTGACTTATAAATGTGGGCTGCCAAGTGCGAGCCACCCTGACCCGGCCCCGAAAGTTGGTAGTCATCTTCTCGTAGCTCATATGCGTGGCCAATATCAGGTAACGTGGACGGGGCATGTGACGGGAGGTCGGTGGCGTCGGTCTTCTGGCACGAAGCGGATGGGATGCAGGCATCACGCAGATCTCAGTCGGTGTCTCTGCATCAAATTCCTAGATACATGCGGTTATTGGCTCGATTGGGACGTGATCATGTTTTTTTTGTGCGCTAAACGCCTAGACATTGTTTTCGTATCGCAAATACTGCCCGGGAGGCGGGGAGGGAGTGAAAAAGATGGCAGGCGGACAGTGTCACCAACACAACACGACGTCACGACCCCGTAGCGGACATTGGGCCGTCGGGCACCCGTAGCGGGCAGCGCACATGCCGTGGTTGCTTGGAACGGAAGCGTTGGATCATTCCTTGCTTGGTTCACTTCGCTCGTGTCACCTGCGTATTGGGTGGCTTAACACTGGCAAAAGCCTAGAGCTAGATCTGCAAAAGCCTAGAGCTCCATCTATTGGGATCATGTGACCGAGGAGGGGGGCAGATGCGAGTCGGCACTCGACACCACAGAAAAACTTCGGCCTTCTTTAGTTTAAAAAAGAATtataaaaaatttcagattctccatcacattaaatattgcggtgtatgcatggagcatcaaatataaataaaaatgataactaattacacagtttacttataatttgtaagacgaatcttttaagcctaattagtttataattaaataatatttgttaaattcaaacgaaagtgctacaatatctattgtgcagaaaaatttttggaagggCCTTCGCAACACTCCTGTTTTGTTTGCCGTTAGTAATGGCTAAACGAGCAAGTCAAATTTGTCGTCTCAGCGACATGAGCGATTCATCAGACTGAGAACATGATTGGTTAATGGTCAAAATTCAGTTATCACAAAACTTAGACAGGTTAAGTTTTTTTTACTACCATTTGGTTTGCTATCAAAGTTTGATAACATCTCATATCTGATTTCAAATTTATAGCAAATATTTTGTCCAATTTTTAGCCATTTTTGTTGCTAAATTTTTGGCAACCAAGCATGTCCTCAATTCCGTATATTGAGAGGATCGATTGAGAAAACAAATTTTCAAACATAACAAATGGGTCCTGCAGCGGATTGATAAAACCTTATATCCTCTCTATACGTGGACTCAGTCACACTCAGAGCATGTTTTTTTTAACCTATTTCTCTCTTTTTATATGTATATACTTGCTCTGTCGCTAAATATCTATCGTTAGAAATGACTTTgactaaatatttattaaaaatattaatatttatagtatgtaTTTAGTACCATTGGAGAGATATTTTAAtctatttaaaaaaattattcaaagatataaatattatacgTATTTTCTAAAAATTGAGTTAAACTTATGACACGAACACTAACGTCGATAGatattaagggggtgtttgagACTGCTCTGCTCCATGTTTTTTAACTCTGTTCCATGTTTTTAGCCAAACAGTTTTAGCTCTATGCACTCAGTTTGAGAAAAAATGATGGAGTTGTGAGAACAGCTAAGAAGGTACCCCATCCGTCTAAAAAAATATCGTTTTAGAATTTCAGACATCTTATTTGAttattcgtcttatttaaattttttacataaatattatatattttgttaagacttattttatcattagagatactttactaatgatttctttattttataatttatataaaatttttgaataagacgaacggtcaaaCATAATGTTTAAAAGTAAAAAACGTTGCTTTTTTTTGGATAGGGGGAGTATTCTACAAACTTCAGTTTTTTGGAGTTGCTAGTTGTTGAATAAGTCTTAAACAATTTTTAATGGAAAGTGGGTTGCTCTTTTAGGAAAAAAGGAGCGTCCTGTCGCGAACGGGTAAAAGTTCCATGGCACGAGCTGTGTGCCTGTCTCTCGTGGCTTCTCGTTGGAAAAGTGCCGAACCATGGCTCTTGCTGGAAAAGCGCCGAACCAGACGGCTACGACGGAAGGAACTGttcgtgtgtttggttggggtttGGATGGATTGGGTTGGATCCAATCTAGTTTTTGGGACGGAGCCAATCCaaaagagtgtttggttgcacttTGATTTTGGGGACAgactgtcgatgaaagctagtcggcagtctaccttggggtatacccacggtagtagtttatcggtagacggtgcgcaaactacgaactcgatggtgacgcaagacacggacaagctttttatccaggttcggccgccgagttggcgtaatacctacgtcctgcgtctggttgtattggattgtgttgagagaatctgatctatcctaggggggtcccttgcccctccttatatagtccggagggcaaggttacagatctgaaaactaatcctagtcggttacaattgtcatagatagttcgatatcaattcctattctaaccgattagaatcctgcttgatcttcacGGCTTGttcccttgcgcgaaactccaagctgtcggatcaaactttgagcttgtctcgtaatgggccaagtctcctggcccaagtctagccgtaagagtataggggtttatacccccacagctagtctccgagcaccatgtattgtgaagtaacgcgccatcttgagcttcttcgaccaatgaaaTTTTGATATCTTCAATCAGCATGAAATTCACCTAGACCCCTGGCGCCGCCCATGTTGGAGACGGAGCGGCTCCGttcagtgtttggttgaaggaatTCAGTGTTTGGTGAACATCAACCCAGCTGGAGCGGCTCCATCCGCCAGATTTTGACGGACGAGTCCAACCCGCATCTGAGAGGAATATTCCACTCTGAAGTCAATCCAACCCTCccatcctccaaccaaacagccaCGGGAACGGGTTCGCTCCAACCCGGCTCGCCCcgctctccaaccaaacacacggtatATTTCGAATGTGAAAAATTGAATAGTGAATCTGGTCCGGAAGAATTCCTCAATACCCCGGAAACGAACGGCCCGCCCTAGATTGGGACTCGGCATCAGATGTTGGAAAAGCGCCGAGCCATGACTCTTCTTGTTGGAAAAGCGCCGAAACCAGATTGGGAGTCTGGTAGTACTCCAGTTTACTGAATTTCAGACAGACAACGACACCTTGCCATGGCAGTCCATTAGAGAACCGGTGCACCACCAACGCAAGCGAACAGATTTGTTAGGCTTTCTTTGTTTCACGCAgaaactccctccatcccaaaaagagcgtcgttttagaattttagatatcttgtttgatcatccgtcttattcaaaatttttacataaatattatttattttgttaagACGTATTTTACCACTAGAGATACTTtactaatgatttatttattttataatttacataaaatttttgaataaaacgaACGGTCAAACACGAAGTAAAAAACgtcactctttttgggacggagggagtacactcCACCGTCTATCATATCGAATATTTAaacacatatataaaatattaaatataaactatttactAAACTAAAAATATAGCTAGAAAATAATTTCCAAGATAGATCTTTTGAACTtatttagtccataattggatactaattatcaaataagacAAAAAAACtatctattaaactttaacactccaaccaaacacccccctTAGCctcaggccttatttagttacacccaaaatacaaaattttttcaagattcctcaccATATCGAATCTTAAGACATATGcaaggagcattaaatatagataaaaaataattagttacacaatttgtatgtaatttgcaagacaaatcttttgagcctagttagttcatggttggacaataatttctaatacaaacaaaagtgctacaataaccaAAAACATTTTACTCGGGACTAAGGCatggtttagtttctaaaaattttcaagattccaaatcacatcgaatcttgtatggagcattaaatatagatgaaaaaactaattacacaatttgtttgtaatttatgagacgaatcttttgagcctagttagttcatgattagagaataattgtcaaatacaaatgaaagtgatatagtagctaaattaaaaaaaaattaggatCTCAATAAGACCTAAAAATGGTAGTCCATGTAGGTCAGGAGTAGTTGAGACATAAGGTTTCACAACGGTAGTCCATCCTACCCACCCTACATACGTACATGTACCTTGTAGCTTTTGTCCTTCGCTGCTTTTCTCCGCTATCTGGGCCTTTCTCCGCTGTCTGGACCTTAGCAGGCCCTTCACTTTGCTGCTTTTCTCCAATCAGTTTGAACCGTACCAGGCCAAACGCTTGCTCTACTAGTTTCTCAGGATACACTGACAGACTACGAGGCTACCATTCCACGCGAGATGGACAACAAGTGCAAACGTGTCACTCAAGGCTACAGTACACTGGTGCGTTGTGCAGCGCAGCCATGGTGGCGCTGAGTCTCAGGCAGCAAAAAGGAAAGACCAAAAAGCTCAAAATGGCATCAACATTGCTATAATCGACTCAGGGAGTACATATAAGGCTACAAACACAAGTACCACAAGATCTGCGTAGGCAGAGACTCAAACTGCCAGCCCTGTATGAAAATTCTAATAATACAATCCTTCAAGGTGAACGACAAAGGTATATTCCGTTTATTGGAACTCAAATTCCGTAATGAAATGTGACCACGAATAATGACGAACCCAACTATGAGTATGCTCCCCCGTGGATATTCTTTGCCAACCGCAGGGCAGTTTAGGCCTTGGTTTTCTTGGGCACGGCCAGGCGCTCCCGGAAATCATCCTCCATGAGCACCAAGCCGTCCTTCAGGACGATCTTGGGCTCCCACCCCAGAACTTCCTTTGCCTTTGTGATGTCAGGCTTCCTCTGGCGGGGATCATCAGGAGTGTTCTCGGTCATCGTCACTGTTACATCTGGGTTGATCAACTGCAAAGGTAAGTAGGCACGTCAGTTACCAGTCAAGATTTACCAAGCTCTGGAAGAAGAAAGCATTGCAATTATATAGAATCCAACTTACCTCCTTCACATTCTCAGCAAGTTCCAGCATGGTGAATTCACCTGCGGCACGAGTTACAACCATTTAGCAGAAAGATGGGACCCAACTTGGTTACCACAGGAATGTTTATACGATAACACAGATGGAGCAGCTCACTGTGTAGCAACAAAAGTGAAAATACGGATGGATTTTTTTAGGCAAAAGACAGATGGATTTTACCTGGGTTCCCCAAGTTAATCGGCCCAGTGTTGTTTCCATTCATCAGCTTAATAAGACCATCAACCTGCAATGAATGGTATAGTTGATATAATGCACTGATAGGGTTCTGACCAACAGCAAACCAATTGAGAATGCAGTGTTAGACAAACCATATCGGCAACATAGCAGAAGCTCCTAGTCTGTGTTCCGGGCCTCTGGACAGTCAGGGGTTCACCACTACAAGATTGTGAAAAGATTAGCTGCCAAAACTATCTAGCAGTAGCTgggaagaaaataaaagaaatacaACAAGCATTACCGCACAGCCTGAGCAATGAAGTTGCTAACAACACGGCCATCATCAATGTTCATCCTAGGCCCATAGGTGTTGAAAATCCTGGCAATTCGGATTTCTACAGCCATagatgataaatattgttaagGACAAATCATAAGCCCAGATTTATCACATACTAACCAAGAGGGCTATGGGCTAATATTGAAGTTTAAGTGCAAGATGAAGTATTACCAATGCCATGCTGCCTGTGATAGTCGAACATCAGCGTCTCTGCTACACGCTTACCCTCATCATAACAGCTCCTGACACCTgatagagagaaaaaaaaaagttaaataAAAACCGTAAGAGAACTTGAAAGATAATTTATGAAGAACAAAGCAAATATATTTAAATTGTCAGATGAACAAATTTACCAATTGGGTTAACATTGCCCCAGTATGCCTCGGTTTGAGGATGCTCAAGCGGATCACCATAAACTTCAGAGGTGGATGTCAACAAAATCCTGCAATTCAAAGTAAATTCTGTAATTTTGTTTTTCACATGAGGCACGAATCAATGGCATGATGAACACTGACCTAGCTCCAACTCTCTTTGCAAGTCCCAGCATGTTGAGGGTACCAATGACATTGGTCTTGATGGTCTGTTTCAGACAATTACGAACACCAATATCAGGAAATTTCAGTTAAAAACTATGAAACAATATACCGCCTCTTACAGAGCAGAGAACTAGCATACCTTAACAGGATTGTGCTTGTAGAAGATTGGTGAAGCAGGGCAAGCAAGGTGGTAGATTTGGTCAACCTCCACAAGAAGCGGCTGGGTGACATCTAAAACAGATAGAAAGAATTTACAGAATAAGTGCCTAACTCATGAGGAAGCACATATATACTAATTAAAAAAGGAACAACTGAGAAGAGTGATTTGTTAGACGGCTTTCCCATGAGGACACAAAACTATTAATTTGAGTGCATGATCTGTTCCATCACTACATTTTAATGATCAGCAATGAAGTTACACCACCAGTGTCAGAAATTAACTTGAATGGCATGCTTGCACTCCAAATATGAGTTGCCAACAGTAAGTTACAAATCAACAGTAAATGGACAACTAAGAGCAGAAGAAATAAAATTCGCTCAAGAGACAACTCAGGACATGCATTGACTATATGATACaataaatttggtacttaaattGCATTGACTAACCATGATTCAATTGCTTTCAAAAAGACGAAAATAAATACAGATACCAAGTGAGAGAGTATACTAGTCAACAACTAGGGCTTCAATAATAATTTATAAACTATTAACGGCATTGAACAAACAACATAGGACTTGTTAGGACAAACACAGAGACAACATAAACAAACAAATAGCAGTTTATTTGTCATTGACTATCCAGGATACTTTCAGGATCCTCTAAAAGACAAGACTTAAAATATCTTAAGCATGCATAGCTAACTAGTTATTTACCATGACGGATGAACTCAAATCTTGGGTGGCCGATCCACTTCTTCAGGTTGTCTTTTGAACCAGTGAAAAGGTTATCAGCAACAATGACCTGAACGTAAAGGAGCGAAGTCAAGATCCAAAATATCTGCAAGACAAGACCCAAAGCAAGGACCCTAGAATCCAATGGTTGCACAACCCCCTCAAACCAAGTGTAGAATGAAACAACTCTACAGTAATTAGCCCAATGGCACTCCTCATGATTACCTGAAACTATGTCAGGAAGCTGAAAATGAAGTACCAGTAAACAAGATCTCTAAAGCATTGGCACTAGATCTCTGTGATTTCTCAAATTCCCAATCAGATCCACGAAACAAACATTCAGGACTATAGCAGTGCCATAGCTTATATTAAGCTCTACAGAGTAATGCAAGCAGTCCCGCTGGATCTCACTGAGTTCAGTGATCTCTCACATTAGCAACCAGATCCACAGAAGTACCCAACACTGAAG contains:
- the LOC8084919 gene encoding trifunctional UDP-glucose 4,6-dehydratase/UDP-4-keto-6-deoxy-D-glucose 3,5-epimerase/UDP-4-keto-L-rhamnose-reductase RHM1, translated to MATYEPKNILITGAAGFIASHVANRLVRNYPHYKIVVLDKLDYCSSLKNLNPSRASPNLKFVKGDIASADLVNYLLVTESIDTIMHFAAQTHVDNSFGNSFEFTKNNIYGTHVLLEACKVTGQIRRFIHVSTDEVYGETDEDAVVGNHEASQLLPTNPYSATKAGAEMLVMAYGRSYGLPVITTRGNNVYGPNQFPEKLIPKFILLAMRGLPLPIHGDGSNVRSYLYCEDVAEAFEVVLHKGEVGHVYNIGTVKERRVIDVAKDICRLFGLDTEKVIRFVENRPFNDQRYFLDDQKLKRLGWAERTPWEEGLKKTIEWYTTNPDYWGDVTGALLPHPRMLMTPGVERHNWTEEIKSLTSSPAEASTTAPATSTKRTTDAPQKPLYKFLIYGRTGWIGGLLGKICEKQGILYEYGKGRLEERSQLLEDIRNVKPTHVFNAAGVTGRPNVDWCETHKQDTVRTNVVGTLNLADVCREQGLLMVNYATGCIFEYDAKHPEGSGIGFKEEDTPNFTGSFYSKTKAMVEELLKEYDNVCTLRVRMPISSDLSNPRNFITKIARYDKVVNIPNSMTILDELLPISIEMAKQDCRGIWNFTNPGVVSHNEILEMYKKYINPDFKWTNFTLEEQAKVIVAPRSNNEMDASKLKAEFPQLLSIKDSLIKYVFEPNRKVPSI
- the LOC110435896 gene encoding UDP-glucuronic acid decarboxylase 6; translation: MAQKETNGSNGEHISTRPPPTPSPLRFSKFFQANLRILVTGGAGFIGSHLVDKLMENEKHEVIVADNLFTGSKDNLKKWIGHPRFEFIRHDVTQPLLVEVDQIYHLACPASPIFYKHNPVKTIKTNVIGTLNMLGLAKRVGARILLTSTSEVYGDPLEHPQTEAYWGNVNPIGVRSCYDEGKRVAETLMFDYHRQHGIEIRIARIFNTYGPRMNIDDGRVVSNFIAQAVRGEPLTVQRPGTQTRSFCYVADMVDGLIKLMNGNNTGPINLGNPGEFTMLELAENVKELINPDVTVTMTENTPDDPRQRKPDITKAKEVLGWEPKIVLKDGLVLMEDDFRERLAVPKKTKA